One stretch of Streptomyces sp. NBC_01363 DNA includes these proteins:
- a CDS encoding SpoIIE family protein phosphatase, with translation MRTEDVLAATATGLWRWDNAAGTVTLDAEAARLLELPAAAGVFRESAVRSRFHPVDWNEIYGVVNLARAEGTLAEARLRIVDGSGRVLRTVRSRSKPLPVEVASGADYVLVGTLQEVAEPQPGTAGAHTPITGDWRRSREAFLLDAGRALAEARSTAEVLRVAASLSMPGFSPDGLAVFGIAGERLTIIGHHGHSVGDEDPFTDMSLETDYPAAEVVRTGRAIYLPSPEDYGRRYPVTWPLASRFGRRSWAFLPLTVAGHTMGAWMAGFKHPVSFSPDERSVLTTVARMLAQALTRAGVAETERELSLGLQRSMMPTLGPDIPGMTVAARYIPTGGGLQVGGDWYDMIPLPNGRIALVIGDVQGHDVRAAGLMGQLRIALRAYASEGHRPDAVLSRASRFLSGLTDAYENGATTGPRFATCLYAEVDPESGTLDIARAGHPDPVVTTADGTAMIRQTEGGLPLGIEEDADYPTSRLTLEPGETIMLCTDGLIETGGHDMFSGWDRLRPVLEQHTSDLEKLADALVQAVHGPTSHYTTGPLADRREDDIALLLLRCDGGTRKQPAPRRTALTIAQAQPERIAAARQQLRDLLHDWADPEQVDAAVLMISEMATNVLVHTDGDALMLAQATGEHGERRLRVEVSDGSDELPHKRRPGEMASSGRGLVLMEMLADAWGVDPQGAGKSIWFELYESGPEAGAGS, from the coding sequence ATGCGCACCGAGGACGTCCTGGCCGCGACCGCGACCGGTCTATGGCGCTGGGACAACGCAGCCGGGACCGTCACGCTCGATGCGGAGGCGGCCCGGCTGCTGGAGCTGCCCGCCGCGGCCGGTGTCTTCCGCGAGTCCGCGGTGCGTTCCCGTTTCCACCCCGTCGACTGGAACGAGATCTACGGAGTGGTGAATCTCGCCCGCGCCGAGGGCACCCTCGCCGAGGCCCGGCTGCGGATCGTCGACGGGAGCGGCCGGGTGCTGCGCACGGTGCGCAGCCGCTCCAAGCCGCTCCCGGTCGAGGTGGCGAGCGGCGCGGACTACGTACTGGTCGGCACCCTTCAGGAAGTCGCCGAACCGCAGCCCGGCACCGCCGGGGCGCACACCCCCATCACCGGGGACTGGCGCCGCTCACGCGAGGCCTTCCTGCTGGACGCGGGCCGTGCGCTGGCCGAGGCCAGGTCGACCGCGGAGGTGCTGCGGGTCGCCGCCTCGCTCTCCATGCCGGGTTTCTCGCCGGACGGCCTGGCGGTCTTCGGCATCGCGGGCGAGCGGCTGACGATCATCGGGCACCACGGACACAGCGTCGGCGACGAGGACCCGTTCACCGACATGTCGCTGGAGACCGACTACCCGGCCGCCGAGGTCGTACGGACGGGGCGGGCGATCTATCTCCCGTCGCCCGAGGACTACGGCCGCCGCTACCCGGTCACCTGGCCGCTCGCCAGCCGTTTCGGGCGCCGGTCCTGGGCCTTCCTGCCGCTGACCGTCGCGGGGCACACCATGGGCGCGTGGATGGCGGGGTTCAAGCACCCGGTGTCGTTCTCGCCGGACGAGCGGTCCGTACTGACGACCGTGGCCCGGATGCTCGCGCAGGCACTGACCCGGGCCGGGGTCGCCGAGACCGAGCGGGAGCTGTCGCTGGGGCTCCAGCGCTCGATGATGCCGACGCTCGGCCCCGACATCCCGGGGATGACCGTCGCCGCCCGCTACATCCCGACCGGCGGCGGGCTCCAGGTCGGCGGCGACTGGTACGACATGATCCCGCTCCCCAACGGCCGCATCGCCCTGGTCATCGGAGACGTCCAGGGCCACGACGTGCGGGCCGCCGGGCTGATGGGCCAGTTGCGGATCGCGCTGCGCGCGTACGCCTCCGAGGGACACCGTCCGGACGCGGTGCTCTCGCGCGCCTCGCGCTTCCTCTCCGGGCTCACCGACGCGTACGAGAACGGGGCGACGACCGGGCCGCGCTTCGCCACCTGCCTGTACGCGGAGGTCGACCCGGAGTCCGGCACGCTCGACATCGCGCGGGCCGGCCACCCCGACCCCGTGGTCACCACCGCCGACGGAACCGCGATGATCCGCCAGACCGAGGGCGGACTGCCGCTCGGCATCGAGGAGGACGCCGACTATCCGACGAGCCGGCTCACCCTGGAGCCCGGAGAAACGATCATGCTCTGTACGGACGGGCTGATCGAGACCGGCGGCCACGACATGTTCTCCGGCTGGGACCGGCTGCGGCCGGTCCTGGAGCAGCACACGAGCGACCTGGAGAAGCTCGCCGACGCCCTCGTGCAGGCGGTGCACGGGCCGACCTCGCACTACACGACGGGCCCGCTGGCGGACCGCCGGGAGGACGACATCGCGCTGCTCCTGCTCCGGTGCGACGGGGGAACCCGGAAACAGCCGGCGCCGCGGCGCACCGCCCTGACCATCGCGCAGGCCCAGCCGGAGCGGATCGCGGCGGCCCGGCAGCAGCTGCGGGACCTGCTGCACGACTGGGCGGATCCGGAGCAGGTCGACGCGGCGGTGCTGATGATCTCCGAGATGGCCACCAATGTCCTCGTCCACACGGACGGGGACGCGCTGATGCTCGCGCAGGCGACGGGGGAGCACGGCGAGCGGCGGCTGCGCGTGGAGGTGTCCGACGGCAGCGACGAACTGCCGCACAAGCGGCGTCCCGGGGAGATGGCCTCCAGCGGCCGGGGGCTGGTGCTGATGGAGATGCTCGCCGACGCGTGGGGAGTGGATCCGCAGGGGGCCGGGAAGTCGATCTGGTTCGAGCTGTACGAGTCGGGGCCGGAGGCCGGAGCGGGGAGCTGA
- the aspS gene encoding aspartate--tRNA ligase — translation MHRYRSHTCGELRASDVGTDVRLSGWLHNRRDLGGILFIDLRDHYGLVQLVARPGTPGNEALAKLTKETVVRIDGKVSARGADNVNPELPTGEIEIEVTEVEVLGEAAPLPFTINAEDGVNEERRLEYRFLDLRRERMHRNIMLRSAVIAAIRAKMVALGFNEMATPILTATSPEGARDFVVPSRLNPGKFYALPQAPQQFKQLLMISGFDRYFQIAPCFRDEDARADRSPGEFYQLDVEMSFVEQEDVFRPIEKLMTELFEEFGNGRHVTSPFPRIPFRESMLKYGNDKPDLRAKLELVDISDVFADSEFKAFAGKHVRALPVPDTAGQSRKFFDGLGDYAVQHGAKGLAWVRVGEDGTLAGPIAKFLTETDIKTLTERLSLVPGHAVFFGAGEFDEVSKIMSAVRVEAAKRAGHFEEGVFRFCWVVDFPMYEKDEDTGKIDFSHNPFSMPQGGLKDLEEKDPLDILAWQYDIVCNGIELSSGAIRNHEPELMLKAFEIAGYDRETVEHEFAGMLRAFRLGAPPHGGIAPGVDRIVMLLADEPNIRETIAFPLNGNAQDLMMGAPTELDETRLRELNIQLRKPAASVKEKADAKDSVARDTGAK, via the coding sequence ATGCATCGGTACAGGTCCCACACCTGCGGCGAGCTCCGCGCCTCTGACGTCGGCACCGACGTCCGACTGAGCGGCTGGCTGCACAATCGCCGAGACCTGGGTGGCATCCTCTTCATCGATCTGCGCGACCACTACGGTCTGGTGCAGCTCGTCGCCCGCCCCGGCACCCCCGGCAACGAGGCGCTGGCGAAGCTCACCAAGGAGACCGTCGTACGGATCGACGGCAAGGTCTCCGCGCGCGGCGCCGACAACGTGAACCCGGAGCTCCCGACCGGCGAGATCGAGATCGAGGTCACCGAGGTCGAGGTGCTGGGCGAGGCCGCCCCGCTGCCCTTCACGATCAACGCCGAGGACGGGGTCAACGAGGAGCGGCGCCTGGAGTACCGCTTCCTCGATCTGCGCCGCGAGCGCATGCACCGCAACATCATGCTGCGCTCGGCGGTCATCGCCGCCATCCGCGCCAAGATGGTGGCCCTCGGCTTCAACGAGATGGCGACCCCGATCCTCACCGCGACCTCCCCCGAGGGCGCCCGTGACTTCGTCGTCCCGTCCCGTCTGAACCCGGGCAAGTTCTACGCCCTGCCCCAGGCCCCGCAGCAGTTCAAGCAGCTGCTGATGATCTCCGGCTTCGACCGCTACTTCCAGATCGCGCCGTGCTTCCGCGACGAGGACGCCCGCGCGGACCGTTCGCCCGGCGAGTTCTACCAGCTCGACGTCGAGATGTCGTTCGTCGAGCAGGAGGACGTCTTCCGGCCGATCGAGAAGCTGATGACCGAGCTCTTCGAGGAGTTCGGCAACGGCCGCCACGTCACCTCGCCGTTCCCGCGCATCCCGTTCCGCGAGTCGATGCTGAAGTACGGCAACGACAAGCCCGACCTGCGCGCCAAGCTGGAACTGGTCGACATCTCCGATGTCTTCGCCGACTCGGAGTTCAAGGCGTTCGCCGGCAAGCACGTCCGCGCCCTCCCGGTCCCGGACACCGCGGGCCAGTCCCGGAAGTTCTTCGACGGCCTCGGCGACTACGCCGTCCAGCACGGCGCCAAGGGCCTGGCCTGGGTCCGCGTCGGCGAGGACGGCACCCTGGCGGGACCGATCGCCAAGTTCCTCACCGAGACGGACATCAAGACCCTCACCGAGCGTCTCTCCCTCGTCCCCGGCCACGCGGTCTTCTTCGGCGCGGGCGAGTTCGACGAGGTCTCCAAGATCATGTCCGCCGTCCGCGTCGAGGCCGCCAAGCGCGCCGGCCACTTCGAGGAGGGCGTCTTCCGGTTCTGCTGGGTCGTCGACTTCCCGATGTACGAGAAGGACGAGGACACCGGCAAGATCGACTTCTCGCACAACCCCTTCTCGATGCCCCAGGGCGGCCTGAAGGACCTGGAGGAGAAGGACCCGCTGGACATCCTCGCCTGGCAGTACGACATCGTCTGCAACGGCATCGAGCTGTCCTCCGGCGCCATCCGCAACCACGAGCCCGAGCTGATGCTCAAGGCCTTCGAGATCGCCGGTTACGACCGCGAGACCGTCGAGCACGAGTTCGCGGGCATGCTCCGCGCCTTCCGCCTCGGCGCCCCGCCGCACGGCGGCATCGCCCCGGGCGTCGACCGCATCGTGATGCTGCTGGCCGACGAGCCCAACATCCGCGAGACGATCGCCTTCCCGCTCAACGGCAACGCCCAGGACCTGATGATGGGCGCTCCGACGGAGCTGGACGAGACCCGCCTGCGCGAGCTGAACATCCAGCTCCGCAAGCCGGCCGCGTCGGTGAAGGAAAAGGCGGACGCCAAGGATTCCGTGGCGAGGGACACCGGCGCGAAGTAA